A window of Mucilaginibacter paludis DSM 18603 contains these coding sequences:
- a CDS encoding VOC family protein, with amino-acid sequence MKFLSLEPFVPSGSNFEASKQFFQELGFHINWEADGYVGLQRDECRFILQQFENETFAQNFMLSVKVSNVEEFRSSVLDKQLPEKYGIRIGQITPQSYGREVNVIDIAGVCWHFVEQ; translated from the coding sequence ATGAAATTTTTATCCTTAGAACCCTTTGTTCCATCGGGCAGTAATTTTGAAGCTTCTAAACAGTTTTTTCAGGAATTAGGCTTTCATATCAATTGGGAGGCAGATGGTTATGTCGGCCTCCAGCGCGACGAATGTAGGTTTATCCTACAGCAATTTGAAAACGAGACATTTGCGCAGAATTTTATGCTGAGCGTAAAAGTAAGCAACGTTGAAGAGTTTAGAAGCAGTGTACTTGATAAGCAGCTCCCCGAAAAATATGGTATCCGCATAGGGCAGATCACCCCACAATCTTACGGCCGCGAAGTGAACGTGATTGATATTGCCGGAGTTTGCTGGCATTTTGTTGAGCAATGA